A window of the Aspergillus flavus chromosome 6, complete sequence genome harbors these coding sequences:
- a CDS encoding putative 20S cyclosome subunit produces the protein MATVRSLGLHQPSAIPFLVAEGLLNPDPSDDHYAWTSSVDIGPNGPVEDEIVWTKGCVVWSRAGVVQRVYRLDLEKEEIRHALLTNFSVDQLKRTNGNASQATKEGFFRTSNDPGRSRGLHGQQNGEEPRLEASGVTLNIRGRGAQGGNGSDSTRALVVVLKSQAHIFFLAGNSHVVPLPFEVDSIFATPKGLLFQRKMYEEDNKDTSLCPMAPPNSFMSTLPMTADFRASQSLEVPSSKGKRPSLTVSPAPGTSLRSPRKQPDLPRVFSLMDPYSEMGLVVTNQTSRFLQSSVTSRPSGLDVLGAADEIIYVSPRDELLESNRNLISGPLILVVTVNVNTGLYTIWTARYREDEANPSSKKRGRRETGGTWSKRRSSHFGMATGTTTPGARPSAARESFGPRGDNWNTPGLSHSQYSTDGKPDEDDLASKLGQDFGDIGVPLKTSRRVSSLLARADLATGQDRITFSDLATGSQSSSMPHGNFRQSIGAASSRGSFGFNPRASLPPGNGSVYSTTTSFADAPVDRLLEELNSESLFEGLDNMDLKESASGLPEEVLLSKVESFSSRFSENFQTPVKSKSARKSKIITVCPSEGANSQNGNSAALALCVVEQAAKFMTVVNLRADRVSIPKKDPVFSKRMKKRKPPDERSLLVQATSVQHFSGICDACKITDGEISRIMTLSMADDGQHELLLQTPWSRPITVNVPEKLMLYEPYGISATTSVNRPRESGMNRLMTDSFTITGLDHATIRGRVDLIDSEKRKHRLQIQMEPSNELVKRVFRICRFVLPDSEKAGDGILTAWWETVKWLRESETTESDLEWTALVVVLFAMAIPFIDSDHSRTPAQRTRRKKALLRSSSGSHVDLESWETMLDQESGSAGVVSSWINNSAWGWIVDQDAEEERSAPSRRKSVKTEQPGSSRLTHRKNSYLLRCAALTREFLQTPKGIAAVGSDGHLPTALSYSQSLRQTALCTILVGLHLLREEQKLSICESEESRKTLGLLAPVLAQIGGWLGWKSWTWSENAYYGLEIASINRWQFEDTRISMLDVPQEQFTPPSVFSYLETGWRQSSSPFFTLLNLVTGSEYTPRKGKMWQECFMLTPRTLALDGFLSEVHNFSTPLDRIKLLHRWGFTRSIIETFPEGVSAPLYEAIMRSQIHASTSWSATLLELVDREDLSISMRTHSPCTPSAWQPAVSHEAMRDVHHIGVSALDIDAINSFEASAEADRFSVTKLIFREDKRFIEAARLLNQSKAPVAECVPEPDWNDSDLLEAQKEVVQLVTLRTLSIPTGRAMLAFSGRLPLLTEKLPIPSFSLQCVMKPSNVTISADRTSFSEEKVCWAFFHNGVSTGLAISKNSKGIDTSWILFNKPQELTNRHAGFLLALGLNGHLKSLAKWVAFKYLTPKHTMTSIGLLLGLSASYLGTMDTLITRLLSVHVTRMLPLGAAELNLSPLTQTAGIMGIGLLYCGSQHRRMSEVMISEIENVDQEESSAGREDLRDEGYRLAAGFALGLINLAKGKDLRGMRDMHIVERLLAVAVGTKNVDLAHVLDRATAGATIALAIIFMKTNDETLAQKINIPDTTVRYDYVRPDLFLLRTLAKHVIMWDKIQPSDEWFVRSLPGIYRRRYRLTGVRRLKSEDMPFFNIIAGLCFTLGLRYAGSAQTAVRDILLSYLDQFIRICRLPAVNYDGKLSRNSVRHCQDVVALSAATVMAGTGDLPLFRRLRSLHGRVDTDTPYGSHMAAHMAIGLLFLGGGSYTLGTSDLAIASLICSLYPVFPTSVLDNKCHLQAFRHLWVLAAEPRCFVPRDIDSGRPISMPITVTNIGGSTRKITAPCLLPELESIAKVEVRSTDYWPLVLDFTLNSALREKFRHGDQSVYLRRKETYNPTGSSAFVSTLSGLSEAQDVLPSSTSASNHGKGLPPAAWPNIATLLSGTTAPTPPPSPSQSMWEWIFNLKSLQGLDVREKALVLPSSFPAHTRTPSTNVVSYAPWLRQSAVDSKLVVENIVQNLARLHPDEIRDRLWQLRLLFNWVDSCSDERVPVIEKEIETSNDAIPRVSGQSQGLWLRQDFVEEARWKVWGVQTDDYA, from the coding sequence ATGGCTACTGTCCGATCCCTTGGCCTCCACCAACCTTCGGCCATACCTTTTCTCGTCGCAGAGGGCTTACTAAACCCCGACCCGTCCGACGATCACTATGCGTGGACATCCAGTGTCGATATAGGCCCAAATGGtcctgttgaagatgagatcGTCTGGACGAAAGGTTGTGTGGTCTGGTCTAGAGCTGGGGTTGTGCAGAGGGTGTACCGGCTAGATCTCGAAAAGGAGGAGATTAGGCATGCGCTTCTGACAAATTTTTCAGTCGACCAGCTTAAAAGAACCAATGGCAATGCTTCGCAAGCGACTAAGGAAGGCTTTTTCCGAACGAGCAATGACCCTGGTCGGAGTCGCGGTTTACATGGTCAACAGAATGGGGAAGAACCGAGACTGGAAGCCTCCGGCGTGACCTTAAATATACGCGGTAGAGGTGCCCAAGGAGGCAATGGCTCTGATTCGACCAGAGCGTTAGTTGTGGTCCTTAAGTCTCAAGCCCATATCTTCTTCCTAGCTGGAAACAGCCACGTCGTTCCGCTGCCCTTTGAGGTGGATTCAATATTCGCGACCCCGAAAGGTCTTTTGTTTCAGAGAAAAATGTACGAGGAGGACAATAAGGACACGAGTCTCTGCCCAATGGCGCCACCAAATTCGTTCATGTCAACCTTGCCTATGACAGCGGACTTCCGTGCATCACAGTCTCTAGAAGTCCCTTCCAGCAAGGGGAAAAGGCCATCATTGACGGTATCTCCTGCTCCGGGCACTAGTTTGAGGTCACCGCGTAAGCAGCCCGACTTGCCTAGAGTGTTCTCCCTCATGGACCCGTATTCTGAGATGGGCCTTGTTGTGACGAACCAGACTTCTCGCTTTTTACAAAGTAGTGTTACCAGCAGACCTTCTGGGCTGGATGTGCTGGGTGCAGCGGATGAGATCATATACGTCTCCCCGAGGGATGAGCTTTTAGAGTCTAATAGGAATCTGATTAGCGGCCCTCTAATTCTCGTGGTAACCGTCAATGTTAATACTGGGCTATATACTATCTGGACAGCACGTTACAGGGAAGATGAAGCTAACCCCTCGTCTAAAAAGAGAGGACGACGTGAGACAGGTGGTACCTGGTCAAAGCGACGTAGCTCACATTTTGGAATGGCAACGGGAACAACAACTCCTGGAGCTCGCCCATCCGCTGCTAGAGAGAGCTTTGGTCCTAGGGGCGATAATTGGAATACACCAGGCCTGTCTCATTCCCAGTACTCTACTGATGGAAAGCCAGATGAAGACGACCTTGCTTCTAAATTAGGCCAAGATTTTGGTGATATCGGAGTTCCCCTAAAGACTTCTCGACGGGTTAGCTCTCTGCTTGCTCGAGCCGATCTTGCAACTGGCCAGGATAGGATTACCTTCTCAGACCTTGCTACAGGAAGTCAATCGAGTTCCATGCCGCATGGGAACTTCCGACAGTCAATAGGTGCTGCAAGCAGCCGCGGAAGCTTCGGCTTCAATCCTAGAGCTTCCCTACCTCCAGGAAATGGCTCGGTTTATAGTACTACCACCAGTTTTGCAGATGCTCCAGTTGACAGGCTTCTGGAGGAGCTTAACAGTGAAAGTTTATTCGAAGGGCTTGATAATATGGATCTTAAAGAATCAGCATCAGGCCTTCCGGAGGAGGTTCTACTGTCAAAAGTTGAGAGCTTTTCCTCTAGGTTCTCAGAGAACTTCCAGACCCCAGTCAAGTCAAAGTCAGCCCGAAAGTCGAAAATTATTACAGTGTGTCCCTCAGAAGGTGCGAATTCGCAAAACGGGAACTCGGCGGCTTTGGCCCTTTGTGTTGTTGAACAAGCCGCAAAGTTCATGACTGTCGTAAATCTACGAGCGGACAGGGTCTCTATTCCGAAGAAAGATCCGGTGTTTTCtaaaagaatgaagaaaaggaaaccCCCTGATGAGCGTTCGCTCCTCGTCCAGGCGACTAGCGTACAGCACTTCTCGGGCATATGTGATGCTTGTAAGATCACTGATGGAGAGATTTCACGGATCATGACCTTGAGCATGGCAGATGACGGACAGCATGAGCTGCTTCTACAAACTCCCTGGAGCAGGCCAATCACCGTTAATGTGCCGGAAAAGCTTATGTTATATGAGCCGTACGGAATTTCTGCTACTACGTCTGTAAACCGCCCAAGAGAAAGCGGTATGAATAGGCTTATGACTGATTCTTTCACAATTACCGGTCTGGATCACGCTACCATTCGAGGGAGAGTTGACCTAATCGACTCTGAAAAGCGGAAGCATAGGCTACAAATCCAGATGGAACCCAGCAATGAGCTTGTGAAGCGTGTCTTCAGAATCTGTCGATTTGTTCTGCCTGACTCGGAGAAAGCCGGTGACGGAATATTAACGGCCTGGTGGGAAACAGTGAAATGGCTTCGCGAAAGTGAAACCACCGAAAGCGACCTCGAGTGGACCGCGTTGGTAGTGGTCTTGTTCGCCATGGCAATTCCTTTCATCGACAGTGACCACTCGCGAACACCTGCACAGCGCACACGTAGAAAGAAAGCCCTGTTACGCTCAAGCAGCGGAAGCCACGTGGACCTGGAGAGCTGGGAAACGATGTTGGACCAAGAGTCAGGATCCGCCGGCGTTGTGTCATCATGGATAAACAACAGCGCTTGGGGGTGGATCGTCGATCaagatgctgaagaagaacgcAGTGCTCCCTCCAGGAGGAAGTCTGTGAAGACTGAGCAGCCCGGTTCTAGCCGGTTAACGCACCGCAAGAATTCTTACTTGCTTCGATGTGCAGCTTTGACTCGCGAATTCTTGCAGACTCCCAAGGGTATCGCGGCTGTAGGCTCAGACGGCCATCTTCCAACAGCGCTTTCTTATAGTCAGAGCCTACGACAGACCGCCCTGTGCACGATACTGGTCGGGCTACATCTTCTTCGTGAAGAGCAAAAGTTGTCAATCTGCGAAAGTGAGGAGTCCCGCAAAACCTTGGGCCTCCTCGCTCCTGTATTAGCCCAAATTGGAGGGTGGTTAGGATGGAAATCCTGGACTTGGTCTGAAAATGCCTATTATGGCTTGGAGATTGCCAGTATCAATCGCTGGCAGTTTGAAGATACGCGAATTTCGATGCTGGATGTACCCCAGGAGCAATTTACACCCCCTTCAGTGTTCAGTTACCTGGAGACCGGGTGGCGTCagtcctcttctccctttttcaCTCTGCTGAATCTGGTAACCGGATCAGAGTACACTccgaggaaggggaagatgTGGCAAGAATGCTTTATGCTCACGCCAAGGACGTTGGCATTGGACGGATTTCTCTCCGAAGTACATAACTTCTCAACACCACTCGATCGGATAAAGCTTCTTCACCGCTGGGGTTTCACCAGAAGTATCATTGAGACATTTCCAGAGGGCGTCAGTGCACCGTTGTACGAAGCTATTATGCGATCTCAAATTCATGCCTCAACGTCTTGGAGCGCGACGCTTCTAGAGTTAGTCGACCGCGAAGATCTTAGCATATCGATGCGTACTCATAGCCCATGCACTCCATCTGCATGGCAGCCTGCCGTGTCGCATGAAGCGATGCGCGACGTTCACCATATAGGTGTCTCCGCCTTGGACATCGACGCGATTAACTCTTTCGAAGCATCTGCCGAGGCAGATAGGTTCTCTGTGACCAAACTGATCTTCCGCGAGGACAAACGGTTCATTGAAGCTGCTAGACTACTGAATCAATCCAAAGCTCCTGTGGCAGAGTGTGTCCCAGAGCCCGATTGGAACGATTCGGACTTACTGGAGGCGCAGAAAGAAGTGGTTCAACTTGTTACGCTTCGAACGTTGTCCATCCCTACAGGGCGAGCTATGCTCGCATTCAGTGGGCGACTGCCCTTGCTAACTGAGAAGCTCCCAATTCCTTCTTTCTCGCTTCAGTGTGTTATGAAACCATCGAATGTAACGATAAGTGCGGATCGAACCTCTTTTAGTGAGGAGAAGGTTTGCTGGGCCTTCTTCCATAATGGTGTTTCTACGGGTCTCGCAATATCCAAAAATTCCAAGGGTATCGATACCTCGTGGATTCTTTTCAACAAACCCCAGGAGCTTACAAATCGGCACGCTGGCTTCTTGTTAGCCCTGGGTCTCAATGGGCACCTAAAGTCTTTAGCGAAGTGGGTAGCTTTTAAGTACTTGACACCCAAGCATACAATGACCTCTATTGGTCTGTTGCTGGGTCTATCAGCGTCGTACCTGGGTACGATGGACACGCTAATCACCCGCCTTTTGTCTGTTCATGTGACGAGAATGCTTCCTCTTGGTGCCGCCGAGCTGAACCTGTCGCCGCTAACCCAAACTGCTGGTATCATGGGGATTGGCTTACTGTATTGTGGCTCCCAGCACCGAAGAATGAGCGAAGTGATGATATCAGAGATCGAGAACGTGGATCAGGAGGAAAGCTCCGCAGGTCGAGAGGATTTGCGTGACGAAGGGTACCGCTTAGCAGCCGGATTCGCGCTCGGGCTTATAAACCTAGCAAAGGGAAAGGATTTACGAGGAATGCGAGACATGCATATTGTAGAAAGACTATTAGCGGTGGCAGTTGGGACGAAGAACGTTGACTTGGCGCATGTTCTTGACCGGGCCACTGCCGGTGCAACGATTGCCCTGGCGATTATATTCATGAAGACGAATGACGAAACGCTGGCCCAGAAGATCAATATCCCTGACACAACAGTACGCTACGACTATGTCCGACCAGATCTGTTCCTGCTCCGTACACTTGCCAAGCATGTCATCATGTGGGACAAGATCCAACCTAGCGACGAATGGTTCGTTCGAAGCCTGCCAGGGATCTACCGCCGCCGGTACCGTCTAACGGGCGTTCGTCGGTTAAAAAGCGAAGATATGCCGTTTTTCAACATCATTGCTGGTCTTTGCTTTACGCTTGGGCTCCGCTATGCCGGTTCTGCCCAGACGGCGGTGCGTGATATTCTACTCTCATATCTTGACCAGTTTATCCGCATCTGCAGACTTCCCGCTGTTAACTACGACGGGAAGCTTTCAAGGAATTCCGTCCGCCACTGCCAGGACGTTGTGGCCCTCTCGGCGGCAACGGTAATGGCAGGGACGGGGGACCTGCCATTGTTTCGGCGCTTACGCTCCCTGCATGGGCGTGTGGATACTGATACACCATATGGCAGTCATATGGCAGCACATATGGCGATCGGGCTGCTTTTCTTGGGAGGAGGTAGTTATACACTCGGCACTTCCGACCTGGCTATAGCGTCGCTCATCTGTTCTCTATACCCGGTCTTTCCGACATCAGTGCTTGACAACAAATGTCATTTGCAAGCATTCCGGCATTTATGGGTTCTCGCGGCCGAGCCGCGCTGCTTCGTACCGCGTGACATAGATTCTGGCCGACCCATATCCATGCCGATCACAGTGACAAACATTGGCGGCAGTACCCGGAAGATTACCGCGCCCTGCCTCCTCCCAGAACTGGAGTCTATCGCTAAGGTGGAAGTACGTAGCACCGATTATTGGCCTCTGGTCCTAGACTTTACCCTCAACTCTGCTCTCCGAGAGAAATTCCGACACGGTGACCAGTCAGTGTATCTGCGACGGAAAGAGACGTATAACCCAACCGGCTCGTCTGCGTTTGTTTCGACATTGTCAGGGCTCAGCGAAGCACAGGACGTCCTTCCCTCGTCGACATCCGCGTCAAACCATGGCAAGGGACTACCACCGGCGGCGTGGCCGAACATCGCTACATTACTCTCCGGTACTACTGCTCCCACTCCTCCGCCGTCGCCGTCGCAGAGCATGTGGGAGTGGATATTTAACCTCAAATCGCTGCAAGGACTAGATGTCCGTGAAAAGGCACTTGTTTTGCCATCATCATTCCCAGCCCACACGCGCACCCCAAGCACTAATGTCGTTTCATATGCGCCATGGTTACGGCAATCGGCTGTTGACAGCAAGCTTGTGGTTGAGAACATTGTGCAGAATCTTGCACGATTGCATCCTGACGAGATTCGTGATCGCTTATGGCAACTGCGGCTTCTGTTCAATTGGGTCGACTCTTGTTCTGACGAACGGGTACCGGTaatcgaaaaagaaattgaaacaTCAAATGATGCAATCCCAAGGGTATCTGGCCAGTCGCAAGGACTCTGGCTACGGCAGGATTTTGTGGAAGAGGCGCGCTGGAAGGTCTGGGGCGTTCAGACTGATGACTATGCTTAA
- a CDS encoding putative histone promoter control protein gives MSTEPAIRTAQDDLESRTSIDQTPRETRPRRSRRKKDEGQDAGRKDTPKPTKSKTKEKEKEKEPETGRQNDKELDKENHKDKESRDKEQDPKESKRGSRRQRDKSSSTSANPSNSSSTHARKKPKLEATPPDQSPSVPATSATAAASPPATTTVTTSTTAVTTAAPAPAPSAAPAAAAAPAPAPVQVPSTPAASPPASSGSIHLLQSHLHQQHRSPLHPSPSLPPSSHPTPPPAALGHPSSYPTMAPTGPPRPQSQPPPPPPTRTSGQNFDPIRSAFDTASPAPTPGPTSTFSPPARPLSPRPTFRASASPAIASIIDPPTTTSPSVYAPRPYASPNHGASIYSPSPAATPIIAPTPHPPPQPISPYAHRSPYPTPSQLQPSHDSQLSGHSSSQGPPPPPAPPHLSAAPEPPAPAPSNNHRAPSPGPTPMDVDTDQHAAPKAPKKDTKAPPTAPPSNAASPKPSRATKEPPPPLPQGSGLISNALFGVGDAASTSDSDSRRTPSIIIHIPLQGTGNRIVNFARLAEEQYGFAALHPRLAAHKERLARVAAAGAALERNDKSGRGLSAGESADEDLSLEVERDSDLDGDSALGSAAARTNGPEAPDGKKKRRKKKMEEYDRDDPFVDDSELAWQEQAAASKDGFFVYSGPLVPEGEKVQVERADGTIKRGRGRGRGGRSRGPQSTSHQAPLAAAVPISQETGLPVRGPGSRGGSTTRRPRTKPRAEQDKSGGTSSTSQGRGGGTAGRGGSASTRGGKSTSMVELAPRPNLAPTPPGPSPIAGSELAMK, from the exons ATGTCCACCGAGCCGGCCATACGGACGGCTCAGGACGATCTCGAGTCGCGCACCTCTATCGACCAAACTCCCCGTGAAACTCGTCCTAGACGGTCGCGTCGCAAGAAGGACGAGGGACAGGACGCTGGGCGAAAGGACACTCCTAAACCTACCAAGTCAAAGActaaagaaaaggagaaagaaaaagaaccagAGACGGGGAGGCAGAACGACAAGGAATtagacaaagaaaatcataAGGATAAGGAGAGCAGGGATAAAGAGCAGGATCCGAAAGAGTCGAAACGCGGCAGTCGTCGCCAGAGGGACAAATCGTCATCAACGTCGGCCAATCCTTCCAATTCCTCTTCTACTCACGCTCGGAAGAAGCCTAAGTTGGAAGCAACACCGCCGGATCAAAGTCCCAGTGTCCCGGCGACTTCTGCAACTGCTGCAGCCTCCCCCCCAGCGACGACTACTGTCACGACTAGTACTACTGCTGTTACGAcagctgctcctgctcctgctcctaGCGCCGCcccagctgcagctgcagctccagctccagctccagtccAAGTTCCAAGCACCCCCGCTGCTAGCCCTCCAGCATCGTCAGGCTCTATTCACCTTCTCCAATCTCACCTGCACCAGCAACATCGATCTCCATTGCACCCGTCCCCCTCACTGCCACCCTCGTCTCATCCCACTCCGCCGCCCGCGGCCCTTGGTCATCCGTCATCTTACCCGACGATGGCTCCCACAGGACCTCCGCGGCCGCAATCCCAGCCACCACCTCCCCCACCGACTAGGACCAGCGGTCAGAATTTCGACCCCATTCGGTCCGCCTTCGATACAGCTTCCCCAGCCCCAACACCGGGGCCAACGTCGACCTTCAGTCCTCCGGCGCGCCCTCTCTCTCCACGCCCAACATTCCGCGCTAGCGCTTCACCTGCTATAGCCAGCATAATTGACCCTCCCACAACTACCTCACCGTCTGTCTATGCTCCCCGTCCATATGCTTCTCCGAACCATGGCGCATCCATATACTCCCCTTCCCCTGCGGCTACACCAATCATCGCTCCGACGCCGCATCCGCCACCTCAGCCGATCTCGCCATACGCCCATCGATCGCCCTATCCAACCCCTTCACAATTACAGCCATCACACGATTCGCAGTTATCCGGTCATTCTTCGTCCCAAGGCCCGCCGCCGCCACCCGCACCACCACATCTATCAGCAGCTCCTGAGCCTCCGGCGCCTGCACCGTCTAATAACCATCGCGCGCCTTCACCCGGGCCTACCCCAATGGACGTAGATACGGATCAGCATGCGGCCCCCAAAGCACCAAAAAAGGATACCAAGGCTCCCCCCACAGCGCCTCCATCAAACGCTGCATCACCAAAGCCCTCTCGCGCAACCAAGGAGCCACCGCCTCCATTACCTCAAGGCTCAGGGCTGATCTCCAATGCCTTGTTTGGCGTGGGCGACGCCGCGTCAACCAGCGATTCCGATTCTCGGCGAACGCCCAGCATTATAATACACATTCCATTGCAAGGAACTGGCAACAGGATTGTCAACTTCGCGCGCTTGGCCGAGGAACAATACGGCTTTGCCGCTTTACATCCTCGCCTCGCGGCTCACAAGGAACGACTCGCCCGTGTAGCCGCAGCGGGTGCTGCATTAGAACGAAATGATAAGTCCGGTCGGGGACTCTCAGCCGGGGAGAGTGCTGATGAAGATCTCAGTCTCGAGGTTGAGCGTGACAGTGACTTAGATGGAGACAGTGCGTTGGGCAGCGCAGCAGCTCGCACAAACGGGCCTGAGGCTCCAGATGGGAAAAAGAAGCGtcgcaagaagaagatggaagaataTGACCGGGACGATCCGTTTGTTGACGATAGCGAGCTGGCCTGGCAGGAACAGGCCGCGGCCAGCAAGGACGGCTTCTTCGTATATAGTGGTCCTCTGGTGCCTGAGGGCGAAAAAGTGCAAGTAGAACG GGCGGATGGCACGATAAAACGTGGCCGGGGCAGAGGTCGCGGCGGCCGCAGCCGAGGACCTCAGTCCACTTCCCATCAAGCGCCACTGGCGGCTGCCGTCCCCATCTCCCAAGAAACAGGTCTCCCTGTACGAGGTCCTGGATCCCGGGGTGGTAGTACTACTCGGCGTCCGCGTACAAAGCCCAGGGCGGAGCAGGACAAATCAGGTGGCACATCTTCCACATCCCAGGGGCGAGGCGGCGGCACCGCTGGCCGGGGAGGCTCGGCAAGCACTCGAGGAGGGAAATCAACGTCAATGGTGGAACTGGCACCGCGCCCCAACTTGGCACCCACGCCCCCGGGACCCAGCCCAATAGCAGGTTCTGAACTGGCGATGAAATAA
- a CDS encoding RPAP1-like protein, with amino-acid sequence MAFRGERFVVDLDSDDDQSSSAPPASSISLPGLIGEIRERSPAAPPAPPKPAAAGFPAHRRRVKQSAFRQRREDSSTTNTSIASQNDEKRIIDDENRRQLATMSHDQIQQEREELMASIDPSLLERFLRRARIDSEESKTDTRSNPPVSIKHQVDPAEAAAPPPEPVSESKPLTSRDEQTHRDDLPPPQMPDDLRPAFESPLPSSVHFPTPPSQLNPMPNLDPSSPSFLSDLQAHYFPNITHDPSALSWLQPPSTDSDAPDATSAYHPASNAEAVHPAALRFSFLGTLLSPTTSLALPTDLGLHHHGKDPHAAGYTIPELAILSRSSFPAQRCIAWQVLGRILFRLGKGQFGERGSTLVEGLWSVIEREGVVAGMLAEADGTSNGATRSEKQEQDSARSKGGIGHHASATAWAVEGVWLWQMGGGGDRGVLKEGAVRSQ; translated from the coding sequence ATGGCATTTCGCGGTGAAAGATTTGTTGTCGATCTAGattctgatgatgatcaGTCCTCATCCGCGCCTCCCGCTTCCTCTATATCCCTTCCTGGTCTGATCGGCGAAATCCGTGAACGCTCGCCCGCTGCCCCTCCAGCTCCACCCAAACCTGCTGCAGCTGGGTTTCCTGCTCATCGTCGTCGCGTGAAGCAGTCCGCTTTTAGACAACGTCGAGAAGACTCTTCCACTACGAACACTTCAATTGCTAGTCAGAATGACGAAAAAAGGATAATTGATGATGAGAACCGTCGGCAGTTAGCGACCATGTCGCATGATCAGATTCAACAAGAACGAGAGGAACTCATGGCATCCATAGACCCCTCGCTGCTTGAACGGTTCCTTCGCAGAGCCCGTATTGACTCCGAGGAATCGAAGACTGACACTCGATCGAATCCACCTGTATCCATCAAACATCAGGTGGACCCCGCCGAAGCAGCAGCCCCTCCTCCTGAGCCTGTTTCCGAATCCAAGCCTTTAACCTCTCGAGACGAACAAACTCATCGAGATGACCTTCCCCCTCCGCAAATGCCTGATGATCTCCGACCTGCCTTTGAATCCCCTCTTCCCAGCTCCGTTCACTTCCCCACCCCGCCGTCACAGTTGAACCCCATGCCTAACCTTGACCCGTCATCCCCATCGTTCTTGTCTGACCTTCAAGCCCACTACTTTCCCAACATCACCCACGACCCGTCCGCTTTGTCTTGGCTTCAGCCGCCTTCCACAGATTCGGATGCACCAGACGCGACATCAGCCTACCACCCTGCCAGCAATGCAGAAGCTGTCCACCCCGCCGCGCTGCGCTTTTCCTTCCTCGGGACACTGCTTTCGCCCACCACATCTCTTGCCCTCCCGACTGATTTAGgccttcatcatcatggtaAAGACCCTCATGCCGCTGGTTACACTATACCCGAGTTAGCCATCCTTAGCCGctcctcctttcctgctCAACGTTGTATCGCCTGGCAGGTTCTGGGCCGTATCCTCTTCCGTCTGGGGAAAGGTCAGTTTGGAGAACGCGGGAGTACACTGGTAGAGGGGCTGTGGTCTGTCATTGAACGCGAGGGTGTGGTCGCTGGCATGCTGGCCGAAGCCGATGGCACGTCAAATGGAGCAACTCGCTCAGAGAAGCAGGAACAGGATTCGGCGAGGTCTAAGGGAGGCATCGGTCATCATGCCAGTGCTACTGCGTGGGCTGTCGAAGGCGTATGGCTTTGGCAGATGGGCGGTGGTGGAGACCGAGGGGTTTTAAAAGAAGGGGCCGTTAGATCTCAATAA